ACCTCGGAGCCCTGCCCCATGTGCTTTGCCGCCATATTCTGGGCGAGGATCAAAAGGCTCGTCTACGGGACGACCCGGGAGGACGTGGCCGAGATCGGCTTCGATGACAGCCTCATCTACGACGTAATCAGGGGCGAGGCGGAATTGGAGCAGATGGAGCTGGTGAAACTCGATCGGGAGGGGTGCCGGGCGGTTCTGGAGGAGTGGAGGAGGAAGCCGGGGCGGAGGATGTACTGAACTGTTTGTTTGCCTGTCGCATTGTCGGTGGGTCCGACAGTCGCTTTTCACCTGCCCTCAAATCTGAGGCGTTCTGGCGCTCGGCGGGATAAACGCATCTCGCAATCTCCAAACGGCTTCCATCGTCAGGGTTTCGCCTTCGAAGATGATCTGACGACTCTCTTTGTCCTCCCGATTCTTGAGGTATTGCGTAACATTCATCCAGCGGATTGTTCCTCCGTTGGTTCGTTCGTCAGTCTGACGGATAACGAGATAGACGTCGGCGGGCTGACTGACCCAATATTGCAGGTGGCGGTCTTTTTTGACGTCGAAGACTTCCCGGCCGTCTCTCCGGCGCGTCCGCAGGTAGGAATTGCCGCTCTTGAGCTGGACGTAGATCTTCTTCCCGCTCGGCTGGCCGTCGTTGTCCCTGAATTCCACCTCGCCATCGATACCGTAATCGAACATGCTCACCGGGCGGAACACCTGGTTCGCCTCACCGCAAATCGCCATCATGTGACCGATCAGGATCTGCTCCAGCGCCTGCGTATCGAGCTCCCGCGTGGCAATCTCTTCCATGTCCAGGATCTTTCTCGCCACCGGGTCGCTCTTCAGTCGCTGTTCTATGTGATCGATCAACAGCACCCGCTCGTCGCAGTTTTGGCAGGTGATGAAATTCTTCCCCGAATCCAAGCGATTTCGAACTATGGTGAGATTCGTAACGGGCGTGCCGCAATGGACGCATACATACCTCCGGTCCCGCCTTACGTCGCAGCCGTACTTGGCCAGGTGACGATGCACGTACTCGATGAAGATCACCTTCAGCTCGTCCGGCGTCGCAACGTCGAAGAAGAGGCTGATCGTCGCCTCGCCTTCGCCCTGCAGGTTGTCGATCTTTAGGCCCAGCAGGTGCCCACGGCTGGAGGAGAACTCAGCAGCGTTCCGCCACAGCTCACGATGCTCGAACTCCTGACTGTACCAGAGCCGCACCACTAGCGTCGTCCAGATCGTCTGCCACTCGCCGCCAAAGGTATAGGAGACGAATACGTCGGGCTGCCACGGGAGGTTTTTCTCGCGGCGGTACTGCGAGGGGAAGACGAGCTGCCTGCCCTGCTCCGTATCTTCGGCGATGCAAAGAGAGTGATCGAGGAATGTCTGCACCATCGCCCGCAGCAGCAGCTCTTCGTCTGGCCGCGCGAGCCGGTCGACGCCCGTGAAATCGAAGTCCGGCCGGTAGATGTCGTCCTCCAGGACGCAGCCGATCTCGTCGGTGTGGGCGCGGGCGGGGCGGATGATCGCTCCGGCGTAGCCGTTCATAAGCTCAGGCTGCAGTAGCACCAGATCGCCGAACTTCAGTGGCAGGGCCAGACCGTGGTTGGCCAAGAGCGTCACCGCCGTGCGGACGTCGGACTCGTCGAACTGCTCTCCCGGCAAGGTATTCTCCAGCCGCTGCGCCAGCTCAGCGAAGCGGAGCAAGCGGATGTCGGCCGAATCGCGCATCTTCAGTAGAGCGTTCTTCAGCTCGGCCAATAGCAGCGGTGTGGCAGTCCACGGCAGTTTTTCCCAGGGAATGCTGTCAGCGATGAGCCGCTTCAGCTTCGACGGCTGGCCTCCGTTCGCCTCGTCCGAACAGTTCTCGCCGGTCTTGGCGCTGGTGGCCAGCCATTTGGCGAAGCCATGCTCCTGGGCAAACCGTTTGATCTTGGCGTCGCTGAGCTTCATATATCCGACGTCAACTTGCGAGAAGATTAGCAGCCGGGCCGCTTCGCATTTCGATTTGTGGTTGCTTGCCGTGTCGAGAGCCTTGAGCCAGTCGCCCGCCTCGGCGAAGGGATCGTCCTTCTGCGGATTGATCAGCAGCAGGGCCAGCGCGGTCTCGTCGAGGAAGAGCCGGTGGATCAGTCGGTAGTCCTCCTGCCCGGCCAAGTCCCAGAGCAACGCCTCACTGTCCATCGTTGCGTCGGGCGGCAGCGGCAGCTCCAGCGGCCAGACGTTCATGCCGTGGGTGCGGTCTTTCACCACGTACTCGTCTTCAATCAACCGATATGCCAGCGAGGTCTTGCCGACAGCACCTTCGCCCAGCAAGACCACCTTGGCGTTGACGTAGCGGCGTGTGGGTTCGGCAGACGGGGCGGCGCGTACACCGGTGAGGCGGTAGATGTAGATCACGCCCCCAAATGTCCCGACTACGACCCGCGAACCATCGGGGCTGAAGGCGACGGACGTCGGAGTTGGCCATCCTTCGGACGCTAGCACCTGCAAGCATGCCCCCGACATCCAATCCCAGAGCCGAACCGTACCGTCAATAAACCCCGTGGAGGCGATCAAGCTGCCGTCGGGAGAGATGGAGACCGAATGCACATCACTCTGATGGCCTTCCAGCGTTCCAACGCAGGTTCCGTCTTCCAGGTCCCAGACCTTGACGGTCATGTCCTCGGAACCCGAAACGGCAAACTGGCCGTCCAGCGTGATCTGGACGGATCGCACAATTCCCGAATGGCCCTTCAGTGTCGCCTGGCATTCGCCCGTTTCGAAGTTCCAGAGCCTGACCGTTCTGTCGAAAGAGCCGGAAACAAAGCGATTATGAGTTTCGTCCAACGCAACTGAAACGGCTGGCCCAGTGTGACCTTGGAACTTTCGGATAGACTTGCCTGTCCCTCGATCCAATAGTGTTATTACCGAATTACTGCTACATACCAACAGTTGCTCCCTGTTTGACAATTCCTTGACACAATGAATTTCACCAAGATTAGAATCAAGCGACGAAAGCAGCTTTCTTTCCCTGATATCCCAGGTTCGGATTTTTCCATCGTTTGCAGACGATAATACGTAATCGGTTTGACAAGCTATGAACCGCACAGCTTTTGAATGTCCTGTCAGCGTCGCCAGGCACTCGCCGGTCTCCAGGTCCCAGATCTTGACAGTCTTGTCACCTGAGCCGGAAGCCGCCCATTTCCCATCTGGGCTGATGGCCACGCTATAGACCCAACCCTTGTGACCCGTGAGCTTGCGTTCCGACACAACCAGCGGCTTTGCCCGCTCCGGTGGCTTATCCGGCTTGAGCTTCCGCTTCGCCGGTTTCTTCTTCGGCTCGGGCCGTGGAGCGGGCGCCGCCGCTTCCGCCTCCTCCCTGCACGCAGCCAGCAGCTCGTCGAACGCGGCTGGCGTCTCCTGGCGGAAGTCCACGTACTTGTAGCGGCGCAGTGTGTCGGGCAGTGTGCACTCAGCCAGCAGCAGCGGGACGAAGCGGCGGCCGGAATTGCTGGGATCGCGGAAAAGGACCGTGCTGCGTTCGAGCGTCACCCACTCCGAGCCCAGCGCCGCGGGCGAGAGGCAGAGCACCTGCACCCGGGCCGCCTCAAGGCCGCCCTCGATGGCCAGGTAGATGTCGTCGCCCGGCTTGATGACCCAGTCATCGAACCACACCCGAAGCCCGGCTTCCTTCAACCGCTCGGCCAGCTTGCGCACCTGGGGCTTATCCCGCGAGTTATGGCTCAGAAAAACATCATAGGCGAAGTTAGCTGGCATGACCTATCCCCAATGTGTCGGCCCTTGCATGATTGCGGTCGCCAGCGTCAGCAGGCCAGCGACTAGGCTCACCAGCGGCGATGGAGCGGAGTGGAACTGTCATCGTAGAGCCCCTTGTCATTATCGGTATCTTTGCCCTCTTCCATCGATTTACTAGATCGCTTATTTA
The sequence above is drawn from the Methanothrix harundinacea 6Ac genome and encodes:
- a CDS encoding TIR domain-containing protein, which gives rise to MPANFAYDVFLSHNSRDKPQVRKLAERLKEAGLRVWFDDWVIKPGDDIYLAIEGGLEAARVQVLCLSPAALGSEWVTLERSTVLFRDPSNSGRRFVPLLLAECTLPDTLRRYKYVDFRQETPAAFDELLAACREEAEAAAPAPRPEPKKKPAKRKLKPDKPPERAKPLVVSERKLTGHKGWVYSVAISPDGKWAASGSGDKTVKIWDLETGECLATLTGHSKAVRFIACQTDYVLSSANDGKIRTWDIRERKLLSSLDSNLGEIHCVKELSNREQLLVCSSNSVITLLDRGTGKSIRKFQGHTGPAVSVALDETHNRFVSGSFDRTVRLWNFETGECQATLKGHSGIVRSVQITLDGQFAVSGSEDMTVKVWDLEDGTCVGTLEGHQSDVHSVSISPDGSLIASTGFIDGTVRLWDWMSGACLQVLASEGWPTPTSVAFSPDGSRVVVGTFGGVIYIYRLTGVRAAPSAEPTRRYVNAKVVLLGEGAVGKTSLAYRLIEDEYVVKDRTHGMNVWPLELPLPPDATMDSEALLWDLAGQEDYRLIHRLFLDETALALLLINPQKDDPFAEAGDWLKALDTASNHKSKCEAARLLIFSQVDVGYMKLSDAKIKRFAQEHGFAKWLATSAKTGENCSDEANGGQPSKLKRLIADSIPWEKLPWTATPLLLAELKNALLKMRDSADIRLLRFAELAQRLENTLPGEQFDESDVRTAVTLLANHGLALPLKFGDLVLLQPELMNGYAGAIIRPARAHTDEIGCVLEDDIYRPDFDFTGVDRLARPDEELLLRAMVQTFLDHSLCIAEDTEQGRQLVFPSQYRREKNLPWQPDVFVSYTFGGEWQTIWTTLVVRLWYSQEFEHRELWRNAAEFSSSRGHLLGLKIDNLQGEGEATISLFFDVATPDELKVIFIEYVHRHLAKYGCDVRRDRRYVCVHCGTPVTNLTIVRNRLDSGKNFITCQNCDERVLLIDHIEQRLKSDPVARKILDMEEIATRELDTQALEQILIGHMMAICGEANQVFRPVSMFDYGIDGEVEFRDNDGQPSGKKIYVQLKSGNSYLRTRRRDGREVFDVKKDRHLQYWVSQPADVYLVIRQTDERTNGGTIRWMNVTQYLKNREDKESRQIIFEGETLTMEAVWRLRDAFIPPSARTPQI
- a CDS encoding nucleoside deaminase, coding for MNEFLALALEEARAGIENDDGGPFGAVIVQEGVVISKAHNEVLRRNDPTAHAEILAIREASAILGSFDLSTCEIYSTSEPCPMCFAAIFWARIKRLVYGTTREDVAEIGFDDSLIYDVIRGEAELEQMELVKLDREGCRAVLEEWRRKPGRRMY